In a single window of the Acyrthosiphon pisum isolate AL4f chromosome X, pea_aphid_22Mar2018_4r6ur, whole genome shotgun sequence genome:
- the LOC100573947 gene encoding fidgetin-like protein 1 isoform X2, whose protein sequence is MSDDVNEIEDKFRDVYLLSKFDEDLNDDLKTAKSKRKCLYQAYSLANSLKETDWIWNHMRSELKSYSNLIDNKKGVNNFMSAIDELTLGTNTTQIFQIDNHKTCIKTPPSTFQPVNNRKRSKYDEDSSPQPILKNKREEPYINQSQLNGFHTAKTELHIQVKKQNNVNSSTSETFIKKSLGVNKSRSVVSKFVNPSTNNQNHHGKDEVKNESTIDENPYLKNIDPKMVEMIRNEIIECKNLITWDDISGLQFAKNTIQESVIWPLLRPDIFKGIRRPPKGILLFGPPGTGKTLIGKCIASQSNSTFFSISASTITSKWIGEGEKSVRALFAVARCHQPAVIFIDEIDSLLCQRSEQEHESSRKIKTEFLIQLDGAGTNDDDRILIIGATNRPQELDEAARRRLVKKLYIRLPDPQARKDMIKKLVDSENHVLSDDDLEKIASLSNGYSGADMKSLCQEASLGPIRSMSFDMINNIEADQVRPINLQDFLSALKIVMPSVSSEDLNHYVTWNDKFGCSDTGCSTQSNS, encoded by the exons ATGTCTGACGACGTAAACGAGATCGAAGACAAATTTAGAGATGTTTATTTACTCAGTAAGTTCGACGAAGACCTAAACGACGATTTGAAAACAGCCAAGTCAAAAAGAAAATGCTTGTACCAGGCATATTCCTTGGCTAACTCTTT gaaaGAAACTGATTGGATATGGAACCACATGAGATCTGAATTAAAATCTTACTCAAATCTTATTGACAATAAAAAAggagtaaataattttatgtcagCTATTGATGAATTAACTTTAGGAACAAAca CTACTCAGATATTTCAGATTGATAATCATAAAACATGTATTAAAACTCCACCATCTACATTTCAGCCtgttaataatagaaaaagaag taaatatgaTGAAGATTCTTCTCCACAGcctatcttaaaaaataaacgtgAAGAACCTTATATTAACCAATCTCAATTGAATGGCTTTCATACTGCAAAAACAGAATTG caTATTcaagttaaaaaacaaaacaatgtaAATTCTAGTACTTcagaaacatttattaaaaagtcaCTAGGTGTGAATAAATCCCGTAGTGTAGTTAGCAAATTTGTCAATCCATCAACTAATAATCAAaa TCACCACGGAAAAGATGAAGTAAAAAATGAATCTACTATTGATGAAaatccatatttaaaaaatattgatcctAAGATGGTTGAAATGATTAGAAATGAAATAATTGAATGTAAAAATCTAATCACATGGGATGACATATCTGGACTACAATTTGCTAAAAATACTATACAA GAGTCAGTTATTTGGCCTCTTTTGAGACCAGATATATTCAAGGGAATTCGAAGACCACCTAAAGGCATATTACTTTTTGGACCACCTGGCACTGGAAAAACTTTGATtg GTAAATGTATTGCTTCTCAGTCAAACTcaacattttttagtataagCGCATCAACTATTACATCTAAATGGATTGGAGAAGGAGAAAAGTCTGTAAGAGCTCTATTTGCAGTAgcaag aTGTCATCAGCCTGCAGTCATTTTTATTGATGAAATTGATTCATTGTTATGTCAAAGAAGTGAACAAGAACATGAAAGttctagaaaaattaaaactgaatttCTTATTCAActa gatGGAGCTGGTACAAATGATGAtgatagaatattaataattggagCTACAAATAGACCCCAAGAATTAGATGAAGCTGCCAGAAGAAGACTTGTAAAAAAACTTTACATTAGATTACCTGACCcacaa GCTAGAAAAGACATGATTAAAAAGTTAGTGGATTCAGAAAACCATGTTCTATCTGATGATGACTTAGAAAAAATTGCCTCCCTCAGCAATGGTTATTCTGGAGCAGATATGAAAAGTCTGTGCCAAGAAGCATCTCTTGGACCTATTCGATCCATGAGTTTTGATATGATTAATAACATAGAAGCTGATCAA gtacgtcCAATTAATTTACAAGATTTTCTATCTGCATTAAAGATTGTCATGCCCAGTGTATCTTCTGAAGATTTAAATCATTATGTGACATGGAATGACAAATTTGGGTGTAGTGATACTGGATGTAGTACCCAGTCAAATAGTTAA
- the LOC100573947 gene encoding fidgetin-like protein 1 isoform X1, which produces MSDDVNEIEDKFRDVYLLSKFDEDLNDDLKTAKSKRKCLYQAYSLANSLKETDWIWNHMRSELKSYSNLIDNKKGVNNFMSAIDELTLGTNNVKNWKMKTKFDVTKPVNDFKKSIKCIDLQTCTIEPGKEFYLSFPKKPNVFQNANISNKQIIHTNSFRNESPTQIFQIDNHKTCIKTPPSTFQPVNNRKRSKYDEDSSPQPILKNKREEPYINQSQLNGFHTAKTELHIQVKKQNNVNSSTSETFIKKSLGVNKSRSVVSKFVNPSTNNQNHHGKDEVKNESTIDENPYLKNIDPKMVEMIRNEIIECKNLITWDDISGLQFAKNTIQESVIWPLLRPDIFKGIRRPPKGILLFGPPGTGKTLIGKCIASQSNSTFFSISASTITSKWIGEGEKSVRALFAVARCHQPAVIFIDEIDSLLCQRSEQEHESSRKIKTEFLIQLDGAGTNDDDRILIIGATNRPQELDEAARRRLVKKLYIRLPDPQARKDMIKKLVDSENHVLSDDDLEKIASLSNGYSGADMKSLCQEASLGPIRSMSFDMINNIEADQVRPINLQDFLSALKIVMPSVSSEDLNHYVTWNDKFGCSDTGCSTQSNS; this is translated from the exons ATGTCTGACGACGTAAACGAGATCGAAGACAAATTTAGAGATGTTTATTTACTCAGTAAGTTCGACGAAGACCTAAACGACGATTTGAAAACAGCCAAGTCAAAAAGAAAATGCTTGTACCAGGCATATTCCTTGGCTAACTCTTT gaaaGAAACTGATTGGATATGGAACCACATGAGATCTGAATTAAAATCTTACTCAAATCTTATTGACAATAAAAAAggagtaaataattttatgtcagCTATTGATGAATTAACTTTAGGAACAAAca atgtaAAAAACTGGAAGATGAAGACCAAGTTTGATGTTACAAAACCTGTTAATGactttaaaaaatctattaaatgtaTAGATCTTCAAACCTGTACGATTGAACCTGGCAAAGAATTTTACTTGAGTTTTCCAAAAAAACCCAATGTTTTTCAAAAtgcaaatatttctaataaacaaattattcatacaaATTCTTTTAGAAATGAATCAC CTACTCAGATATTTCAGATTGATAATCATAAAACATGTATTAAAACTCCACCATCTACATTTCAGCCtgttaataatagaaaaagaag taaatatgaTGAAGATTCTTCTCCACAGcctatcttaaaaaataaacgtgAAGAACCTTATATTAACCAATCTCAATTGAATGGCTTTCATACTGCAAAAACAGAATTG caTATTcaagttaaaaaacaaaacaatgtaAATTCTAGTACTTcagaaacatttattaaaaagtcaCTAGGTGTGAATAAATCCCGTAGTGTAGTTAGCAAATTTGTCAATCCATCAACTAATAATCAAaa TCACCACGGAAAAGATGAAGTAAAAAATGAATCTACTATTGATGAAaatccatatttaaaaaatattgatcctAAGATGGTTGAAATGATTAGAAATGAAATAATTGAATGTAAAAATCTAATCACATGGGATGACATATCTGGACTACAATTTGCTAAAAATACTATACAA GAGTCAGTTATTTGGCCTCTTTTGAGACCAGATATATTCAAGGGAATTCGAAGACCACCTAAAGGCATATTACTTTTTGGACCACCTGGCACTGGAAAAACTTTGATtg GTAAATGTATTGCTTCTCAGTCAAACTcaacattttttagtataagCGCATCAACTATTACATCTAAATGGATTGGAGAAGGAGAAAAGTCTGTAAGAGCTCTATTTGCAGTAgcaag aTGTCATCAGCCTGCAGTCATTTTTATTGATGAAATTGATTCATTGTTATGTCAAAGAAGTGAACAAGAACATGAAAGttctagaaaaattaaaactgaatttCTTATTCAActa gatGGAGCTGGTACAAATGATGAtgatagaatattaataattggagCTACAAATAGACCCCAAGAATTAGATGAAGCTGCCAGAAGAAGACTTGTAAAAAAACTTTACATTAGATTACCTGACCcacaa GCTAGAAAAGACATGATTAAAAAGTTAGTGGATTCAGAAAACCATGTTCTATCTGATGATGACTTAGAAAAAATTGCCTCCCTCAGCAATGGTTATTCTGGAGCAGATATGAAAAGTCTGTGCCAAGAAGCATCTCTTGGACCTATTCGATCCATGAGTTTTGATATGATTAATAACATAGAAGCTGATCAA gtacgtcCAATTAATTTACAAGATTTTCTATCTGCATTAAAGATTGTCATGCCCAGTGTATCTTCTGAAGATTTAAATCATTATGTGACATGGAATGACAAATTTGGGTGTAGTGATACTGGATGTAGTACCCAGTCAAATAGTTAA